In Leucobacter insecticola, one DNA window encodes the following:
- the mraZ gene encoding division/cell wall cluster transcriptional repressor MraZ, whose amino-acid sequence MFLGTFTPRLDDKGRLILPAKFRDELANGLVITRGQERCLYVFSEQEFASMHERIRQAPVTSKQARDYLRVFLSGAHPENPDKQHRVTIPLGLREYAGLDRELAVIGAGSRAEIWDAEAWQTYLTAQESAFSDIEEEVIPGMF is encoded by the coding sequence ATGTTTCTTGGAACGTTCACCCCCAGGCTCGACGACAAGGGACGCCTGATCCTCCCCGCGAAGTTCCGCGACGAACTTGCCAACGGCCTCGTCATTACCCGGGGTCAGGAGCGTTGCCTGTACGTGTTCAGCGAGCAAGAGTTCGCTTCAATGCACGAACGGATTCGGCAGGCACCCGTCACCTCTAAGCAGGCCCGCGACTACCTGCGCGTGTTTCTCTCCGGTGCACACCCGGAGAACCCGGACAAACAGCACCGCGTCACGATCCCCCTGGGGCTTCGGGAGTATGCGGGTCTTGACCGCGAGCTCGCCGTCATTGGAGCGGGCTCACGGGCAGAGATCTGGGATGCCGAGGCCTGGCAGACCTACCTGACCGCTCAGGAATCAGCGTTCTCGGATATCGAGGAGGAGGTGATTCCGGGCATGTTCTAG
- the rsmH gene encoding 16S rRNA (cytosine(1402)-N(4))-methyltransferase RsmH: MIPNDSRNPADLHTPVLLERCLELLAPVASREGAVVVDVTLGMGGHSEALLEAHPGLTLIGLDRDTEALQLAGSRLARFGDRARLVHTVYDGIAGAIKHCGFTRIDGVLFDLGVSSLQLDDADRGFAYAQDAPLDMRMDQDRGETAAEILATAAEGRLRAIFERYGEEPLAGRYARAIIAARQEAPIERSGQLVDILQAATPAAVRDQRHPAKRVFQALRIEVNSELAVLERAVPAALDALNLGGRAVIMAYQSLEDRLVKRELAERVKSTAPAGLPVELPEHRPEFRLLTRGAELASEEERGKNPRAIPVRLRAAERVRNVR, encoded by the coding sequence ATGATCCCAAACGATTCACGGAACCCCGCCGACCTGCACACCCCGGTGCTGCTCGAGCGCTGCCTGGAACTGCTCGCCCCCGTTGCCTCCCGAGAGGGAGCCGTCGTGGTCGACGTGACCCTCGGCATGGGTGGACACAGCGAAGCGCTGTTGGAAGCCCACCCCGGCCTCACCCTGATCGGTCTCGATCGCGATACCGAAGCTCTGCAGCTCGCGGGATCGCGGCTTGCTCGCTTCGGCGACCGCGCGCGCCTGGTGCACACCGTGTATGACGGCATCGCCGGCGCGATCAAACACTGCGGATTCACCCGCATCGATGGCGTGCTTTTCGACCTGGGGGTGTCATCCCTGCAACTCGACGACGCTGACCGCGGCTTCGCCTACGCGCAGGATGCCCCACTCGACATGCGAATGGACCAGGACCGTGGCGAAACTGCGGCGGAGATTCTTGCGACAGCAGCAGAGGGGCGCCTGCGCGCGATCTTCGAACGCTATGGCGAAGAACCCCTCGCGGGCCGCTACGCGCGCGCGATCATCGCGGCCAGGCAGGAAGCACCGATCGAGCGCAGCGGTCAGCTCGTCGATATTCTGCAAGCGGCAACCCCGGCCGCCGTGCGGGATCAGCGGCACCCCGCAAAACGTGTCTTCCAGGCGCTGCGCATTGAGGTCAACAGCGAGTTGGCGGTGTTGGAGCGGGCGGTCCCTGCGGCGCTCGACGCGCTGAACCTCGGAGGCCGCGCCGTGATCATGGCCTATCAGTCACTCGAAGATCGCCTCGTGAAGCGCGAGCTCGCCGAGCGCGTGAAGTCCACAGCCCCCGCGGGCCTCCCGGTCGAGCTGCCCGAGCATCGACCCGAGTTCAGACTCCTCACCCGGGGAGCAGAACTCGCCTCAGAAGAAGAACGTGGCAAAAACCCCCGAGCGATCCCGGTGCGATTGCGGGCCGCAGAACGAGTAAGGAATGTGCGATGA
- a CDS encoding peptidoglycan D,D-transpeptidase FtsI family protein: protein MLTQRGSRLRRVLAFALIVIVAIVFFIRLIDVQLVSAAALNEDAANKRAVPVVIPSLRGDIVDRNGEILATTDVRYDVQLSPKNTKLNKGSFWRADPEGGIGNVEVTAEEAFVEIAAITGQTPEELQKIVDDALAVNEKSDFAYVIRSVDLTVLNRLKALGIPWLTFESHHTRTYPNGAVAGNIIGFSGFEDVPQSGVEVSQDKCLTGVDGSENYERSADGVPLPGSVVVTQKAVDGGTVELTIDRDLQWQAQQAINAQTQRVAAEWGLLVILNVKTGELVAVAEDGSVDPNDVDASDPAKREARSFVYPYEPGSTFKSITAAALIDQGLATPLTQNATPDYLEPEPGVRFGDSFSHPVKQWTLAGILTQSSNVGTAMLGTQMSAETRYDYLHKFGIGIATNAGLPVEDSGMLAAPEDWDRQTSYNTTFGQGLSSTIVQTAGVFQALANGGERVPPSVVRACIGADGSEKILKHGDPVQAVTPETAAQVMQMLETVVDQGWYKEYVSIPGYRIAGKTGTAEQVDPETGTYRSDYVHTFAGIFPAEDPQYVAVASIAFPANGEGSIAAITAFRDAAEATIRTFHIPPSTGEFVPLPTEY from the coding sequence ATGCTGACACAGCGCGGCTCACGGCTTCGCCGGGTTCTCGCCTTCGCACTTATCGTGATCGTAGCGATCGTATTTTTTATACGGTTGATCGATGTGCAGCTGGTATCAGCGGCGGCCCTCAATGAGGACGCCGCCAACAAGCGAGCTGTTCCCGTAGTGATCCCGAGCCTGCGAGGCGACATTGTCGATCGCAACGGCGAGATCCTGGCGACCACGGACGTGCGCTATGACGTTCAGCTCTCTCCGAAGAACACCAAGCTGAACAAGGGGAGCTTCTGGCGAGCCGACCCGGAAGGCGGCATCGGCAACGTGGAGGTCACCGCCGAGGAAGCATTCGTTGAGATCGCTGCGATCACGGGGCAGACCCCGGAAGAGCTGCAAAAGATCGTTGACGATGCCCTCGCGGTCAATGAGAAGTCCGACTTTGCGTACGTGATTCGCTCGGTCGACCTCACCGTGTTGAACCGTCTCAAGGCGCTGGGTATCCCGTGGCTCACCTTCGAGAGTCACCACACACGTACTTACCCGAACGGCGCGGTCGCGGGCAACATTATTGGTTTCTCGGGGTTCGAAGACGTGCCGCAATCGGGCGTTGAAGTGTCTCAGGACAAGTGTTTGACTGGCGTTGACGGCTCTGAGAACTACGAGCGGAGTGCTGACGGCGTGCCGCTTCCCGGCAGCGTCGTTGTGACGCAGAAGGCCGTTGACGGCGGCACCGTCGAACTCACCATCGACCGTGACCTGCAATGGCAGGCGCAGCAGGCGATCAACGCGCAGACCCAGCGGGTTGCCGCCGAGTGGGGTCTCCTCGTTATCCTGAATGTGAAGACGGGTGAGCTGGTCGCGGTCGCAGAAGACGGTTCGGTGGACCCGAACGACGTTGATGCCTCCGATCCGGCGAAGCGCGAAGCGCGCTCGTTTGTTTACCCTTACGAACCGGGATCGACCTTCAAATCGATTACCGCAGCCGCCTTGATCGATCAGGGCCTCGCCACCCCGCTGACGCAGAACGCGACTCCCGACTACCTTGAGCCTGAGCCCGGGGTGCGTTTCGGCGACTCCTTTTCGCACCCGGTCAAGCAGTGGACGCTCGCCGGGATATTGACTCAGTCATCGAATGTCGGCACGGCGATGCTCGGTACGCAGATGTCCGCTGAGACCCGCTATGACTACCTGCACAAGTTCGGCATCGGCATTGCGACGAATGCGGGGCTCCCCGTCGAGGACTCCGGCATGCTCGCAGCGCCCGAAGACTGGGATCGCCAGACCTCCTACAACACGACCTTTGGGCAGGGGCTGTCGTCAACGATCGTGCAAACCGCCGGGGTATTCCAGGCCCTCGCGAACGGTGGCGAGCGTGTGCCCCCGAGTGTCGTGCGAGCGTGCATCGGCGCTGATGGGTCTGAGAAGATCCTGAAGCACGGGGATCCGGTACAGGCGGTTACTCCCGAAACCGCGGCCCAGGTCATGCAGATGTTGGAAACCGTTGTGGATCAGGGCTGGTACAAAGAGTATGTTTCAATTCCTGGGTACCGCATCGCCGGCAAAACCGGCACCGCCGAGCAGGTGGACCCGGAGACCGGAACGTACCGCAGCGACTATGTTCACACCTTCGCTGGCATTTTCCCTGCCGAGGACCCGCAGTACGTAGCGGTAGCATCTATTGCGTTCCCCGCAAACGGCGAGGGGAGCATCGCAGCAATCACGGCCTTCCGCGATGCGGCCGAGGCTACG
- a CDS encoding DUF3040 domain-containing protein, giving the protein MALSEHEQRLLDEMERGFYRSEADVLQTTSSSRRRVNYRTLVLGIIVAVVGVGVLIGGVAAQLLWLGLIGFAVMLGGVMLMMARGSEPELTAEHIAEGGKSPRKETRETLSERAERRWDERMGDR; this is encoded by the coding sequence ATGGCTCTGTCAGAGCATGAACAGCGGCTGCTGGACGAGATGGAACGCGGCTTTTATCGCAGCGAAGCTGACGTGTTACAGACCACCTCCTCCAGCCGTCGCAGGGTGAATTACCGCACGCTGGTTCTGGGCATTATCGTCGCGGTCGTCGGTGTCGGCGTGTTGATCGGTGGTGTGGCTGCGCAGCTACTGTGGCTTGGCCTGATCGGATTCGCTGTGATGCTCGGAGGGGTCATGCTGATGATGGCCCGCGGCTCTGAGCCCGAGCTCACCGCTGAACACATCGCTGAGGGCGGCAAGAGCCCCCGCAAAGAAACTCGCGAGACTTTGAGCGAGCGCGCGGAGCGTCGCTGGGACGAGCGAATGGGCGACCGCTAG